The following nucleotide sequence is from Aspergillus nidulans FGSC A4 chromosome I.
TCCACCAAGTACTCGGCCATCTCGTGCTCGGCGGGTGTCCAGCCATGTTTGTCTGCGAGGCGACGAACGAGTTTCGCGCGGGCGAGCGCGAGCTTGAATCGGTCCGGGCGAGAGAGGTTATGCTGCGTCGACTTGTTCAAGAGTGGTTCCGATTGAAGAATAGGGAGTACTTTGTCTTGTAGGGCAAGGAAGCCATCGTGAGAGTGAAGGTGAGTCGAGAGTTCGTCAATAGAGAGGTTAGAGCGCGCTCTCTCGGATGCCAGGACAGAGGCGCCACTTGGTTCGGCTGGGAGAAGGGAATCTGTAAAATCTGGCATGGCGAATAATGGCGCAGGTGTGGAATATCCAATTGGGCCCCTACCACTTGATGTGATGCAGCTGTTGCTTGTACTGCCAGTATAAATCCCCCTTCCCCACCTCTGATATACCCGAGGAGGCTTATACAAAACGCCGACGAGTAACCGGCGGGGTTCCGCCTCTCGCACCCCAGCATTCTCTACCCTAGCCTGGGTAATCAGAGAGATCGTGCGGGGTAGAAATGCCATGTGCGAGAGCTATAATATTGCTGCGCGTGTCCGATCCGGAGCGATATTCGTTCTAGGCACCCTGCTGCAATGGCTGGCAAGCTCGCCACTCCCGGCGACAGAACCCTAACTGTCCCACTGCACAAGGGAGACACTGTCCTCCCAAACCTCCCTTTCTTTGAGAAACTCCTCCGCTATGCCCATCGTCGACCGCCGACTATCTCAATTCGCGATGTGCATGCTGGTGTGGAAAAGGGCTATACCCAACTGCTGACTGACGCGCTTGCCCTGCGGCGCGCACTGAGAGGTCGTCTCCGTCCAGAGACGCTGAGGGATTTAAACAATGACCATGAGGTGTTTGTCGCGGTGATTGCGCCGGGTGGATATGAGTACACCATGGCTTTCACGGCTATCCTGGCGCTGGGAGCTGCCGTGGTGCCAATAAGTATGTCAGCCCTAAGCCATACTTACTTCAGAAACGGTCGATGTCTGACTTGCGTCTAGCACCCGCTCTCCCCGTGCAAGAAGCAAAATCACTCGTTACCCGGGCTCAATGCGTTGCTGTGATATCGACGAGTGAAGTAGTGCCCCTGGCACATGGCATAATCCAATCTATTGTGGCCTCAAATCCAGCCACTGAACTCCCTCATTTAGTAACTTCCCAGTACCTACAGTCCGACTCCCTGCCCCCGTCCAGCATAACAATCTCCTCAGATCCAGTTCCAAACATGAACATGGCCGCTTTGGTGATCTTCACAAGCGGTACCACTGGACCACCCAAGGGCGCCGTCCAGCGAAGAAGCTACATCACCTCTGCCGCCGAGGACGTGGCGGATCACTACCGACTCACGGAATCGGATACAGTTCTGCACATGTTACCAGTTCACCATGCGACCGGGATAGGGGTGACGTTTCTTCCGTTTTTGGTGGTTGGGGGATGCATTGAGTTTCGCAGTGGAGGATTTGACCCGGAATGGACGTGGGAGCGGTTTAGACAAAACGCCAACCCAACTGGGGCCAAGGCGTTGAGTGTGTTCTCTGGCGTGCCTACGATATATACGCGTCTTAAGCGGTACTTCGAAATACACATTTCCCCTTTACCGAGCATAGAGCAAGAGCAGTATATTGCCGGGGTCAGGAGAATAAGGGTCTTTCTATGTGGGACTTCGGCGCTCCCAAGACCAATCCAAGAATTCTGGACGAGAATCTTAGACGGAAAGATGATATTGACACGGTATGGTGGGACAGAATTCCATACTACTCTGAAAGCTGATCTCGATGGGTCATCACCGGCAAACAGCGTCGGAAGGGTGTCTCCGGGGGTTGATTTGAGGTTATCAGATGAAGGAGAGATCTTGGTGAAGGGGCCCAATATGTTTTCCAAGTACCTCCATGATACAAACGCAACATCAAAGGCACATGACAAGGATGGGTATTTTAAGACAGGTGATATCGCATCCTGCATGGGGGAGAGCTACTTTATTCAGGGGCGGGCTTCGCTTGACATTATCAAGAGTGGCGGGTACAAAATCTCGGCTCTTGATATTGAGCGGGAGATACTAGGCCTTGATTATGTCTCTGAGGTGATGATTGTCGgcgtcgaggacgaggagttTGGGCAACGGGTTGCGGCCGTTGTTACGCTAAAAGATGAACACAGAGCAAGCGGGTTGTCTCTAGAGAAGCTGAGGGGGGATCTAAGGGGGGTGCTAGCGGGTTATAAGATGCCGACTGTCTTGAGGGTAGCGGGGGGCGAGATTCCCAAAGGAGCGACGGGAAAGGTACAGAAGAAGGTGCTGGGGCCAAGATATTTCCCTGATGGATGGCGAgggttggaggaggtgcAAGTCTGGGATCCACAAAAGATGCAGCCTAAGTCGAAGTTATAATTGGTATATTGTCAATTGCTCAGTGCATGAGTTTTATAAGAGTTATTGGTAGTAAGATAGAGTACGAGTAtatctttggctgcttccGTCGTTCGCGAGACCGCAGCCGCAAGTAGTAGAAGTATTCTTTGAGTACACTATATCTTCGCTTTCGCTGGAGTACTTGTCAATCGACCATGAACATAGCTGATTTGCTGAAACTTGCGAATCGCCTCGCCCCAGAGCTCCGCTCGAAGCGCCGCATAGACCCTATCACCAGTCCTTAGTTTAGCACACCTTAAGCGATTAGGTATAGGATATGTACGCACCCCATCTTTGCTTTCGGCgcccacttccttcccatctcCAGTGCAACGTCGAGCATCTCGTCTGGGTCGGCAATAGCATGCACAATACCATCCCTCAATGCCTCCTCCCCCGTCCACCGATGCGCCTCGAGGAGCATCTTTGCGGCGATGTCGGGACGCAGCTTCAACCGCGGTAGCGAGCCAATCCCGTCAAAGTGCAGCCCAAGATTTACTGGGGGCATAGAGAAGAAGCCGCGCTTGGAGTTCATGATGCGGTAGTCGTGTGCCAATGCAAAGGGGCAGGCACCGCCGAAGGTGTGGCCGGTAAGCAGGGCAATTGTGGGAAACGGGAAGTCGAGGACTGTATGCACTAGCTATTATTCATGAAGCAGAAAATCTCAGCCTTGCCTCTCGGGtccaggatgaagatacGCACCGGATAGAACCCGTCCGAATTGGCGAACGGGTTGGTGTCCGACTCATCGAGTTCCAGCCCGGTACACCAAAACTTCGCATCGCTCCCGCGCGTGATTACAGCGCCTTCACTGTCAGGCCCAAGAATCTTCTCGACTGTTCGGAATGCGCGGATAAGCTCCTGGCAATACCATGTGTTCAGCCGGTTCTCGGGCGGCTTCTGCATGGTAATGATGAAGACATTCCCGTAGCGGGAGAGGGTGAGGTTGCGGAAGGTTGGAAGATCGGACATCGCGATGATAGTTTAGATAACCGTCAGAGTTCGCGCTGCTAGCATTCTAGACCGGAATCTTTATTCTTGTCGGCTGCGTTGAGGATCGCCATGAGATGCGGGGTCTCCAGATGAAGTTATCCGAGTGCCGACGAGTTGCCTGCGGGGAAGATATGCTAGACAATCATCCATCATTGACCATTTTGCCTTTTGAGCGCAACCGTCGCGTAGTCGTTGGCGGGATGATAAATATTTTGAACGAGAAGCAAACCTTTGTTGCCAGCAGCTGATGGTGTCTGCTCTCGCCCTCCAGATATATATGTTATCGCCTCGCGGTATGTCCATTTTTCAGTTCTAGAGGCATGCCAAACCTAAAATAGGAAATATTTTTAGTAGAGCTTTTAATCGATCAGGGAGAAACATGTGAAGTTCTGAATGACCGAGACACCGTAGCATTGTTAGTCGGATAGATTCGAAGAGCTGTGTTGAACAAGGAGCACGTGACGCGCTACCTTGGGGAGAATCAGCTTCACGCCTTAGCAGTTCGACCTCTCTCCATTTGATCAAGCCCTGCTTCCTCAAGGCCAGCTTACAATGCCTACTTGATCAGTTACGAGATTACAATACGTTATCGACGCCCACATGGCATTTAAGAGCCTCTTGCTCCGAGCTCAAGGTCGGCTCCGAGTCCAGCCTCGTCTAACACAGCCACGCTTGCATGGCACCGTCTAAGACCGTCCCGTTCAGCCTATCAAAGAAAACCGGGGAAATGTGCATCGTGTTGCCGCTCTTGAGAACTTTCATACCTAGAAGTGCTCCCATTGGCCGTTGGGTGACGCGCTCGTGTTCAAATTAGTTTGGCTGCTATGCAGGTGAAATTGCCCCCGCGGTCCTAGAGGTGGCCCAGTTATGTCGATGGCGGAAGGGACTGACCCCTTATCTCCACCTGTGAAAGCCTCGACTCTTGTCATGTTCTGACGTTGACTCTGGAGAGTTGGTGGCTACTAGGAGAAGGTACGATGGTCTTCCTGGACTAACCGATTTTCGTCCCTAACGTGGCGGTTTAGACTCATCTCAGCTGCCTCTCTTGGATTGAAAGGATGACTGCTTTCTGCGATCTTCCCGCTTATCTTCGTTCCGTGCACCGCCAGGTCATTCCGAGCCGCTTCTGCGAAGGTGGAGATGGAGCGAATAGACCAGATTTGTGAGGACTTCTCGAACCAGCTTCTGAGGTTTCGTGAGAGAAACTACGAGGCTCGACCCTTTTATCCGAATGGGACGGCCAGAGATGTATTTTGGGTGAaccaacaaggccttgaaGAACTATTCCGAATTATAATCCCGACCGGCGGTTTAAGCAGCGATCGCGACCTTGTACCGGAGTTAGTACGTCGTGTCCTCCGCAGTCTCAGCAAGGTccttgctgttgttgttcgTATCCGTGTCTCGGGCGACGTAGACATTCTGCGACAATTTCTTGACCTCATTATCCACGATAACGACTTCCGCCATTCCCCAAAGCTCACCGACGAGAGCCTCCCAATATCTCTTACCGACGCCGAGTCCTTCTTCCATGGTTTTGCTAATGAGTTTTTCGACACCCAGTTTCAGTTCTGCGCGATAACATTACGAAGGGAAGGGGATATTGTCTACCAGGATTACCGATCCCAATGTCCTCTGCCGTacaagaagcaggagaggaTAGGAGCCGGAGCTTTTGGCGAGGTCTATAAGGTCAAAATTGAACGGCGCCATCTCCGGCTGACAGGTGACCGGACAGGAAACATCGAGCCAGAATGGATAGCGCGAAAGGATTTTAGAAGACACCAATCCTTCACAGTCGAACTGGATGCGCTGAAAGAGATCATGGAACAGCCTCAAAAGCATGATCATCTGGTGATGGTTCTGGCAATTCTGCAATACCACGACATCAATagtcttttcttccccttggcGACCTGTGACCTGCAGCAATACCTGAGCGGCAAACATGATGGCGACCGACCGGGTCCTATAACATTGGAGGAGAAAGCTATCGTGTACAAACGAGGGGTCGCGTTAGCCGGGGCGTTGGCATTCCTCCATGGAGGGTCAGGTGGCAAGGTTTGTCTGCATCTTGACTTGAAACCAAGCAATGTGCTGGTCTTTGATGCCTTTAACCCCGAGAAAGAAATATGGAAGATTACGGACTTTGGTTTGACTCGAGTGAGAAACAATGAATACTCGAGTCTTGCGCCGGGAGTGGAAGGGATCTATCTCCCGCCCGAATGTGCTACACCGCATGATAGGGTCACCACTCATAGCGATGTCTGGTCCTTTGGTTGCATTTTCTCGTTGGTCATAACGTATATACTCCATGGGACCAGGGGTGTGACTAAATTTACTCTCAAACGTGGCgagcgagaagaaggtgactATTTTTACATCAAGCCCAGGAAC
It contains:
- a CDS encoding uncharacterized protein (transcript_id=CADANIAT00007560); the encoded protein is MAGKLATPGDRTLTVPLHKGDTVLPNLPFFEKLLRYAHRRPPTISIRDVHAGVEKGYTQLLTDALALRRALRGRLRPETLRDLNNDHEVFVAVIAPGGYEYTMAFTAILALGAAVVPITPALPVQEAKSLVTRAQCVAVISTSEVVPLAHGIIQSIVASNPATELPHLVTSQYLQSDSLPPSSITISSDPVPNMNMAALVIFTSGTTGPPKGAVQRRSYITSAAEDVADHYRLTESDTVLHMLPVHHATGIGVTFLPFLVVGGCIEFRSGGFDPEWTWERFRQNANPTGAKALSVFSGVPTIYTRLKRYFEIHISPLPSIEQEQYIAGVRRIRVFLCGTSALPRPIQEFWTRILDGKMILTRYGGTEFHTTLKADLDGSSPANSVGRVSPGVDLRLSDEGEILVKGPNMFSKYLHDTNATSKAHDKDGYFKTGDIASCMGESYFIQGRASLDIIKSGGYKISALDIEREILGLDYVSEVMIVGVEDEEFGQRVAAVVTLKDEHRASGLSLEKLRGDLRGVLAGYKMPTVLRVAGGEIPKGATGKVQKKVLGPRYFPDGWRGLEEVQVWDPQKMQPKSKL
- a CDS encoding enoyl-CoA hydratase/isomerase family protein (transcript_id=CADANIAT00007561), whose protein sequence is MSDLPTFRNLTLSRYGNVFIITMQKPPENRLNTWYCQELIRAFRTVEKILGPDSEGAVITRGSDAKFWCTGLELDESDTNPFANSDGFYPLVHTVLDFPFPTIALLTGHTFGGACPFALAHDYRIMNSKRGFFSMPPVNLGLHFDGIGSLPRLKLRPDIAAKMLLEAHRWTGEEALRDGIVHAIADPDEMLDVALEMGRKWAPKAKMGVYAALRAELWGEAIRKFQQISYVHGRLTSTPAKAKI